A single genomic interval of Streptococcus suis harbors:
- the pbp2X gene encoding penicillin-binding protein PBP2X, with amino-acid sequence MPRRNNKLLRYVLKKRYIPSKNRRRVGQSLLLLTVFVFFLFLINFAYIIGTDSKFGVDLSERADAVHQREVTVQAKRGTIYDRTGIPIAEDSTTYTVYAIIDTEYVSELKKVLYVQSSQFSKVAEIFKKHLGMETDYVMEQLNQPKLKQVYFGTLGKNISYSTMSSIQEEMKAAGIEGIAFDASPGRMYPNGNFASIFVGLANPVENKDGSYSLQGVSGLEYYLNDILAGQDGKVIYEKDSQGRVLPGTEKVETETVNGQDVYTTISADLQRSLETNMNTFFDNAKGRYANATLVSAKTGEILATTQRPSYDSDTKEGLGQEGLLERSLLYQEAFEPGSTMKVLTVASAIDNGTFDPNAYYTNNEYVIADAKINDWTLNAGYSAVTLNYAQGFSLSSNVGMTLLQQQMGDEKWLNYLAKFRFGYPTRFGMGDEAPGMVPEDNIVSIAMSTFGQGISANQAQMLRSFTSIANNGIMLEPKFISALYNPNTDTARVSSKEEVGNPVSEQAADDTLRYMINVGTDPVYGTLYSHDLQGPAIQVDGYDIAVKSGSAEIASEDGQGYIKGAYTNSVVAMIPAEDPEFIMYVTIRQPEVLNVLSWRDIVSPTLKEAMLLKDNLNLDSPAPALTRVANETEYQLPDLIGKAPGESAEELRRQLVQPVILGNGAEIKKVSVEKGSNVIANQQVLLLTNKFEEMPDLYAITKENMDIFAEWTGIEVTYKGTGSKVVDQSVEVGTALNKTEKITITLGD; translated from the coding sequence ATGCCCAGAAGAAATAATAAACTCTTGCGGTATGTCTTGAAAAAACGATATATTCCGTCAAAAAATCGTCGAAGAGTAGGACAGAGCCTACTTCTTTTGACGGTTTTCGTCTTTTTTCTCTTTTTAATCAACTTTGCCTATATTATCGGCACTGATAGTAAATTTGGGGTGGACTTGTCAGAGAGAGCTGATGCGGTACACCAGCGTGAAGTTACCGTTCAAGCTAAACGGGGGACGATATACGACCGTACAGGAATTCCTATTGCAGAAGATTCAACGACCTATACAGTCTATGCAATCATTGACACAGAATATGTGTCAGAACTGAAAAAAGTTTTGTATGTGCAGTCTTCTCAGTTCAGCAAAGTAGCAGAAATCTTTAAAAAGCATCTCGGAATGGAGACAGATTATGTTATGGAGCAGCTGAATCAACCGAAACTGAAGCAGGTGTACTTTGGGACCTTAGGTAAGAATATCTCCTATAGTACAATGTCATCAATCCAAGAAGAGATGAAGGCGGCAGGTATTGAAGGGATTGCCTTTGACGCTAGTCCAGGACGGATGTATCCGAATGGAAATTTTGCTTCAATTTTTGTCGGGTTAGCTAATCCGGTTGAAAACAAGGATGGTAGTTATAGCTTACAGGGTGTGAGTGGTTTGGAATATTATCTGAATGATATTCTAGCTGGTCAAGACGGAAAGGTTATCTACGAGAAAGATAGTCAAGGCCGTGTCCTACCTGGGACAGAAAAGGTTGAAACGGAGACAGTAAACGGGCAGGATGTCTATACGACAATTTCAGCCGATCTGCAACGTTCTCTTGAAACCAATATGAATACCTTCTTTGATAACGCCAAAGGGCGATATGCGAATGCAACTTTGGTTTCAGCCAAGACGGGTGAAATACTGGCGACGACCCAAAGGCCAAGCTATGATTCAGATACCAAAGAAGGTCTGGGACAAGAAGGCCTACTAGAGCGGTCACTCTTATATCAAGAGGCCTTTGAGCCTGGTTCAACAATGAAGGTGCTAACAGTAGCGTCAGCTATCGATAATGGAACCTTTGATCCAAATGCATATTATACCAATAATGAGTACGTTATTGCAGACGCGAAAATCAATGACTGGACCCTCAATGCAGGTTATTCAGCTGTGACTCTCAATTATGCGCAAGGCTTCTCCCTATCCAGTAACGTTGGGATGACCTTATTGCAGCAACAGATGGGAGATGAAAAATGGCTAAATTACCTCGCTAAATTCCGCTTTGGCTACCCAACGCGTTTTGGTATGGGGGACGAGGCGCCAGGAATGGTACCAGAGGATAACATCGTTTCTATCGCCATGTCAACGTTTGGTCAGGGAATTTCTGCAAACCAAGCACAGATGCTTCGTAGTTTTACATCCATTGCGAATAACGGTATTATGCTAGAGCCTAAATTTATCTCAGCTCTTTATAATCCTAATACAGATACAGCTAGAGTTTCTTCGAAAGAAGAAGTGGGAAATCCAGTTTCTGAACAAGCTGCCGACGATACACTTCGCTATATGATTAATGTCGGTACTGACCCTGTTTATGGCACACTCTACTCACATGATTTACAGGGGCCTGCAATTCAGGTTGACGGCTATGATATTGCAGTCAAATCAGGTTCGGCGGAAATTGCCAGCGAAGATGGTCAAGGGTACATTAAAGGCGCCTATACCAACTCTGTAGTAGCCATGATCCCTGCTGAGGACCCAGAATTTATCATGTATGTGACCATTCGCCAACCGGAAGTATTAAATGTCCTGTCTTGGCGTGACATTGTCAGTCCTACACTGAAAGAAGCGATGCTGTTGAAAGACAATTTGAATCTGGATTCACCTGCACCAGCATTGACCCGGGTTGCTAATGAGACAGAGTATCAATTGCCAGACCTCATTGGTAAGGCACCAGGCGAGTCGGCTGAGGAACTTCGCCGTCAATTAGTTCAACCAGTTATCCTTGGAAACGGTGCTGAAATTAAAAAAGTTTCAGTCGAAAAAGGAAGTAACGTAATCGCCAACCAACAGGTTCTACTCCTGACAAATAAATTCGAAGAAATGCCAGACTTGTACGCAATCACCAAAGAGAATATGGATATATTTGCTGAATGGACTGGTATTGAAGTGACCTATAAAGGAACGGGTTCAAAAGTAGTCGACCAAAGTGTAGAGGTTGGTACCGCTTTGAATAAAACCGAGAAAATAACAATAACCTTAGGAGACTAA
- the mraY gene encoding phospho-N-acetylmuramoyl-pentapeptide-transferase codes for MQFALMSGLVAFLATVLLIPRFITFYQAKRIEGQQMHEDVKQHQFKAGTPTMGGTVFLVVAILVSLLFATAFQLLTGGVLAILFILALYGVVGFLDDFLKIFRKINEGLNPKQKLALQILGGIVFYFVHVRGAGGGELNVFGHMVHLGVLYFPFVLFWLVGFSNAVNLTDGIDGLASISVVISLLAYSVIAFNEQKFDILLVCVTMIGGLLGFFVYNRKPAKIFMGDVGSLALGGMLATISIALRQEWTLLLIGLVYVIETSSVMLQVSYFKYTKKRFGEGRRIFRMTPFHHHLELGGLTGKAEKWSEWKVDFFLWSVGLIMSLITLAILYL; via the coding sequence ATGCAATTCGCACTTATGTCGGGATTGGTAGCTTTTCTAGCAACCGTTCTCTTAATCCCACGATTTATTACATTTTATCAAGCCAAACGCATCGAGGGGCAACAGATGCACGAAGATGTGAAACAACATCAGTTTAAGGCAGGTACACCAACAATGGGGGGAACAGTTTTTCTCGTTGTTGCGATACTTGTCAGCTTGTTGTTTGCAACGGCCTTTCAACTGTTGACGGGTGGTGTCCTTGCCATCCTCTTCATCCTTGCCCTTTATGGTGTAGTAGGATTTTTGGATGACTTTTTAAAAATTTTCCGTAAAATAAATGAAGGTCTTAATCCTAAACAAAAGCTTGCTCTACAAATTTTAGGAGGGATTGTCTTCTACTTTGTCCACGTAAGAGGAGCAGGTGGCGGAGAATTGAATGTATTTGGTCACATGGTACATTTGGGAGTTCTCTATTTCCCATTTGTTCTGTTCTGGCTGGTCGGTTTTTCAAATGCAGTTAATTTGACAGATGGTATTGATGGATTGGCTTCTATCTCAGTTGTTATCAGTCTTCTAGCTTACTCTGTCATCGCCTTCAATGAGCAAAAATTTGATATTCTTCTAGTTTGTGTGACCATGATTGGTGGCTTGCTCGGTTTCTTTGTTTATAACCGTAAACCAGCGAAGATTTTCATGGGGGATGTGGGAAGTTTGGCTCTCGGTGGTATGTTGGCAACTATTTCAATTGCTCTCCGTCAGGAATGGACCCTCCTCCTTATCGGCCTGGTCTATGTCATTGAAACATCCTCTGTTATGTTGCAAGTTTCATATTTTAAATACACCAAAAAACGCTTTGGAGAAGGTCGTCGTATCTTCCGTATGACTCCTTTTCATCACCATTTGGAGCTTGGAGGTTTGACCGGAAAAGCTGAAAAATGGAGCGAGTGGAAAGTTGATTTTTTCCTCTGGTCAGTCGGTCTCATCATGAGCTTGATTACCCTAGCTATTCTTTATCTATAA
- a CDS encoding DEAD/DEAH box helicase — MKFTDMKLKPYIQEALKEINFVQPTEVQEKLIPVVLSGRDLIGESKTGSGKTHTFLIPIFQKLNEELDQVQAVITAPSRELATQIYQAARQLASHSDIEVRVTNYVGGTDKNRQIDKLQASQPHIVVGTPGRIYDLVKSGDLAIHKAKTFVVDEADMTLDMGFLETVDKIAGSLPKDLQFMVFSATIPQKLQPFLKKYLSNPVMEQIKTHTVISDTIENWLISTKGRDRNAQILEVTKLMQPYLAMIFVNTKTRADELHSYLTANGLRVAKIHGDIPPRERKRMMNQVKNLDYQYIVATDLAARGIDIEGVSHVINDTIPQDLSFFVHRVGRTGRNGLSGIAITLYQPSDDADIRELEKLNIKFLPKEMKNGEFVDTYDRDRRANREKSREKLDLEMIGLVKKKKKKVKPGYKKKIQWAVDEKRRKTKRVEARAKGRAERKAKRQTF; from the coding sequence ATGAAATTTACAGATATGAAACTCAAGCCTTATATTCAGGAGGCTTTGAAAGAAATTAACTTTGTCCAACCGACAGAAGTTCAGGAGAAATTGATTCCAGTTGTTTTGTCAGGGCGAGACTTGATAGGGGAATCAAAAACAGGTTCGGGTAAGACCCATACCTTCTTGATCCCGATTTTCCAAAAATTAAATGAGGAATTGGACCAAGTTCAGGCTGTTATTACAGCCCCATCTCGTGAACTGGCTACTCAGATTTATCAAGCGGCACGCCAGTTGGCTAGTCATTCGGACATCGAGGTTCGTGTGACCAATTATGTTGGCGGTACGGATAAGAACCGTCAAATTGACAAGCTTCAAGCTAGTCAGCCTCACATTGTTGTTGGGACACCAGGGCGTATCTATGATTTGGTCAAATCAGGTGACCTTGCTATCCATAAAGCAAAAACCTTTGTGGTGGATGAGGCAGATATGACCTTGGACATGGGCTTTTTAGAAACAGTTGATAAGATTGCTGGTAGCCTGCCAAAAGACTTGCAATTTATGGTCTTTTCAGCGACCATTCCGCAGAAACTCCAACCGTTTTTGAAAAAATACTTGTCCAATCCAGTCATGGAACAAATCAAGACCCATACGGTCATTTCAGATACCATTGAAAACTGGCTGATTTCAACCAAGGGGCGTGACCGTAATGCTCAAATCTTGGAAGTAACCAAGCTCATGCAACCTTACTTGGCCATGATTTTTGTCAATACAAAGACACGTGCAGATGAATTGCATAGCTATTTGACTGCGAACGGTCTTCGTGTCGCAAAGATTCATGGGGATATTCCTCCACGTGAGCGCAAGCGGATGATGAACCAGGTGAAAAACTTGGACTATCAGTACATTGTTGCAACTGATTTAGCAGCACGTGGGATTGATATTGAGGGCGTCAGTCATGTCATCAATGATACTATTCCACAAGACCTTTCCTTCTTTGTTCACCGTGTGGGGCGCACAGGTCGTAATGGTTTATCAGGTATTGCCATTACCCTTTATCAGCCAAGCGATGATGCAGATATTCGAGAGCTAGAAAAACTCAATATCAAATTCTTGCCAAAAGAAATGAAAAATGGCGAATTTGTCGATACCTACGACCGTGACCGCCGTGCTAACCGTGAAAAATCTCGTGAAAAACTAGATTTGGAAATGATTGGCTTGGTCAAGAAGAAAAAGAAAAAAGTCAAACCAGGCTACAAGAAGAAAATACAATGGGCTGTTGATGAAAAACGTCGCAAGACCAAGCGAGTTGAAGCGCGTGCAAAGGGTCGTGCAGAACGTAAAGCCAAGCGTCAAACCTTTTAA
- a CDS encoding DUF4059 family protein — protein MLQNILSFYLQGLLIASLLIITSSLVWFIWRATKGVDKTLQERQDFLFDFLFDLLMINVMTIPIAAFGVVGILLMFKA, from the coding sequence ATGTTACAAAACATTCTAAGTTTTTATTTACAAGGATTGCTAATAGCTTCCTTGTTGATTATCACTTCTAGTCTGGTCTGGTTTATCTGGCGTGCGACAAAGGGTGTGGATAAAACCTTGCAAGAACGACAAGATTTCTTGTTTGATTTCTTGTTTGATTTGTTGATGATTAATGTGATGACAATCCCCATTGCAGCCTTTGGAGTAGTGGGAATCTTATTAATGTTTAAAGCGTAG
- the trxB gene encoding thioredoxin-disulfide reductase: MYDTVVIGAGPAGMTAALYAGRSNLKVALLERGIYGGQMNNTSEIENYPGYDHISGPALAEKMFEPLEKFGVDHIFGTLVRIEEEGQIKKVITEDGVLETKTVVLAMGAKHRLLGIPGEDTYNSRGVSYCAVCDGAFFRGQKLLVVGGGDSAVEEALFLTQFAESVTIVHRRDQLRAQKVIQDRAFANEKINFIWDSVVEEIKGDDLRVQSVVIKNVKTEEVSELDFGGVFIYVGLDPMTDSVVDLGITDEAGWVITNEKMETTQSGIYAIGDIRQNQLRQIATAVGNGAVAGQEVYNYITELAE, encoded by the coding sequence ATGTACGATACAGTTGTAATTGGTGCGGGTCCTGCGGGGATGACTGCAGCTCTTTATGCAGGGCGTAGCAATTTAAAGGTAGCTCTTTTGGAACGTGGTATTTATGGTGGTCAGATGAATAATACTTCGGAAATTGAAAACTATCCAGGCTATGACCATATTTCAGGTCCAGCCTTGGCTGAAAAAATGTTTGAACCCTTGGAAAAATTCGGTGTGGACCATATTTTTGGCACCCTAGTCCGTATTGAGGAAGAAGGACAAATTAAGAAAGTGATTACTGAGGATGGTGTTTTGGAGACAAAGACAGTCGTTCTAGCCATGGGTGCAAAACACCGTTTGTTAGGTATTCCAGGTGAGGATACTTACAATAGCCGTGGTGTCTCATATTGTGCAGTCTGTGACGGTGCCTTCTTCCGTGGACAAAAACTCTTGGTTGTCGGTGGTGGAGATTCAGCCGTCGAAGAAGCTCTCTTCTTAACACAATTTGCGGAGTCTGTGACAATTGTTCACCGCCGTGATCAGCTTCGTGCTCAAAAAGTCATCCAAGACCGCGCTTTTGCCAATGAAAAAATTAACTTCATCTGGGATAGTGTAGTCGAAGAAATCAAGGGTGATGACTTACGTGTACAAAGCGTGGTTATCAAAAATGTGAAAACAGAGGAAGTCAGCGAACTGGACTTCGGTGGTGTCTTTATCTATGTCGGTTTGGATCCGATGACGGATTCGGTTGTCGATTTGGGGATTACGGACGAAGCTGGTTGGGTTATCACTAATGAAAAGATGGAGACGACTCAATCAGGCATCTATGCCATCGGTGATATTCGTCAAAATCAACTTCGTCAGATTGCAACGGCAGTAGGAAATGGTGCAGTTGCTGGACAAGAAGTCTATAACTACATCACAGAACTAGCTGAATAG
- a CDS encoding YceD family protein, whose product MFHIYDIQKNPDGISFDKTLDLQEELQARNGEVLGLSPVQVTGNIRFESGFFFLDYQMTYDITLASSRSLKPVVLHEVQNVNELFVANEAVLKEQDLIDEDMVLVVEDDHIVLDESVADNILLAIPIKVLTPEEEAGQELPSGQAWALMTEEDFQQKAQEKKEANSPFAQLQGLFDSEE is encoded by the coding sequence ATGTTTCATATTTACGATATTCAGAAAAATCCAGATGGAATCTCCTTTGATAAAACCTTGGATTTACAGGAAGAATTGCAAGCTCGAAATGGTGAAGTTCTAGGCTTGTCGCCAGTCCAAGTCACTGGAAATATCCGCTTTGAATCAGGTTTCTTTTTCTTGGACTATCAGATGACTTATGATATTACCTTGGCATCCAGTCGTTCTCTGAAACCAGTTGTTTTGCATGAGGTCCAAAACGTCAATGAACTTTTTGTTGCCAATGAAGCAGTTCTTAAAGAACAAGATTTGATTGATGAGGATATGGTACTGGTAGTAGAAGATGACCACATTGTCCTTGATGAGAGTGTAGCAGACAATATTTTACTGGCTATACCAATCAAAGTCTTGACACCTGAAGAAGAAGCTGGACAGGAACTACCATCTGGTCAAGCTTGGGCTTTAATGACTGAAGAAGATTTTCAACAAAAAGCTCAAGAGAAAAAAGAGGCCAATAGTCCTTTTGCTCAATTGCAGGGCTTGTTTGATAGTGAAGAATAG
- the gndA gene encoding NADP-dependent phosphogluconate dehydrogenase gives MTKANFGVVGMAVMGRNLALNVESRGCSVAIYNRSADKTEDVVASNPGKNLVPSYDVESFVASIEKPRRIMLMVQAGPGTDATIQALLPHLDEGDILIDGGNTFYEDTIRRSKELANSGINFIGTGVSGGEKGALEGPSIMPGGQKEAYELVADVLEEISAKAPEDGAPCVTYIGPDGAGHYVKMVHNGIEYGDMQLIAESYDLMQHLLGLSVDEMADIFTEWNKGELDSYLIEITADILKRKDDQGQDGPIVDYILDAAGNKGTGKWTSQSSLDLGVPLSLITESVFARYISTYKDERVAASKVLPKPAPFAYEGDKAELVEKIRQALYFSKIMSYAQGFAQLRVASKENNWNLPFGEIAKIWRAGCIIRARFLQKITDAYGRDEDLANLLLDEYFLDVTAKYQQAVRDVVTLAVQAGVPVPTFSAAITYFDSYRAENLPANLIQAQRDYFGAHTYNRKDKEGIFHYDWYSESK, from the coding sequence ATGACTAAAGCAAATTTTGGTGTTGTAGGAATGGCCGTTATGGGCCGCAACCTTGCGCTTAACGTTGAATCACGTGGCTGTTCAGTAGCTATTTACAACCGCTCTGCTGATAAAACAGAAGATGTTGTTGCAAGCAACCCAGGTAAAAACTTGGTACCAAGTTACGATGTGGAAAGCTTTGTGGCATCTATCGAAAAACCACGTCGCATCATGCTTATGGTTCAAGCTGGTCCTGGTACAGATGCAACCATTCAAGCACTCTTACCACACTTGGATGAAGGTGACATCTTGATTGATGGTGGGAATACTTTCTATGAAGATACCATCCGTCGTTCTAAAGAATTGGCAAACTCCGGCATTAACTTCATCGGTACAGGTGTATCTGGTGGTGAAAAAGGAGCTCTTGAAGGTCCATCTATCATGCCTGGTGGTCAAAAAGAAGCCTACGAATTGGTAGCAGATGTCTTGGAAGAAATTTCAGCAAAAGCGCCAGAAGATGGAGCACCATGTGTGACTTATATCGGTCCAGATGGTGCTGGTCACTATGTAAAAATGGTACACAACGGTATCGAGTATGGTGATATGCAATTGATTGCGGAGTCTTATGACCTCATGCAACACTTACTCGGTTTGTCAGTGGATGAAATGGCTGACATTTTCACTGAGTGGAACAAAGGCGAATTGGATAGCTACTTGATTGAAATCACAGCAGATATTTTGAAACGTAAAGACGATCAAGGTCAAGATGGACCAATCGTTGATTACATTTTGGATGCGGCTGGTAACAAGGGAACTGGTAAATGGACAAGTCAATCATCACTTGACTTGGGTGTGCCATTGTCATTGATTACAGAATCTGTATTTGCTCGTTATATCTCAACTTACAAAGATGAGCGTGTGGCAGCAAGCAAGGTCCTTCCAAAACCAGCTCCGTTTGCATACGAAGGCGACAAGGCTGAATTGGTAGAAAAAATCCGTCAAGCATTGTACTTCTCAAAAATCATGTCTTATGCACAAGGTTTTGCACAGTTGCGCGTAGCATCAAAAGAAAACAACTGGAACTTGCCATTTGGTGAAATCGCAAAAATCTGGCGTGCAGGTTGTATCATCCGCGCTCGCTTCTTGCAAAAGATTACGGATGCCTACGGACGTGACGAAGACTTGGCAAACTTGCTCTTGGATGAGTACTTCCTTGATGTAACAGCTAAGTATCAACAGGCAGTTCGTGATGTTGTTACCTTGGCAGTTCAAGCAGGAGTTCCTGTACCAACATTCTCAGCAGCTATTACCTACTTCGATAGCTACCGTGCTGAAAACTTGCCAGCGAACTTGATTCAAGCACAACGTGACTACTTTGGTGCTCACACTTATAACCGTAAAGATAAAGAAGGAATCTTCCATTACGACTGGTATAGCGAATCAAAATAG
- a CDS encoding DNA-binding response regulator has protein sequence MAKKILIAGKERNLSHFVSMELQKKDYLVDYASTGKEAMSLAHETDFDLILMSFQLSDMSSKELATELLAIKPATVMIVVVEPTEVSQYGEEVLSYAVSYVVKPFVISDLVEQISAIFRGRDFIDNNCKQVHMHAAYRDLKVDFQNRTVTRGDELINLTRREYDLLATLMNSPEPVSREQLLERVWKYEAASETNVVDVYIRYLRGKLDLPHQDSYIKTVRGVGYAMRD, from the coding sequence ATGGCTAAGAAAATTTTGATTGCTGGTAAAGAACGCAATCTCTCGCATTTTGTTTCCATGGAATTGCAGAAAAAAGACTATCTTGTTGATTATGCATCGACAGGGAAAGAGGCTATGTCCTTGGCACATGAAACGGATTTTGACTTGATTCTGATGAGTTTTCAGCTTTCAGACATGTCCAGCAAGGAATTGGCTACAGAACTATTAGCGATAAAACCAGCCACGGTCATGATTGTGGTAGTTGAGCCGACAGAAGTTAGTCAATATGGGGAAGAAGTCCTCTCTTATGCTGTTTCCTACGTAGTGAAGCCCTTTGTCATCAGTGATTTAGTGGAGCAAATCTCTGCGATTTTTCGTGGTCGTGATTTTATTGACAATAATTGTAAACAGGTTCACATGCATGCGGCCTATCGTGATTTGAAGGTTGATTTTCAAAATCGAACAGTGACTCGAGGTGATGAATTGATTAATTTGACCCGCCGAGAGTATGATCTGTTGGCGACCTTAATGAATAGCCCAGAGCCTGTTAGTCGAGAACAACTTCTTGAGCGTGTTTGGAAATATGAAGCGGCTTCTGAGACCAATGTCGTCGATGTATATATTCGCTATCTACGTGGTAAACTGGATTTGCCACATCAAGATTCATATATAAAAACAGTTCGTGGTGTCGGATATGCCATGCGCGATTGA
- a CDS encoding AI-2E family transporter — translation MNTSFKEKVILILLSGATLLAVLNWSSIYGAIQQLLGSMNSLFIGAIFAFILNVPMKKLEDQFEKISFLKKSKRSLAIVGVLIGFALIVTGLVVIVLPTLVTTVSELVSVSSTAIPKSVNALTNFLESNGLLSGRIGDQVASFLNQLKNLTLISSLVTPILSGLVSNVTGIFSNTMTLIMAFFFTLAILGSKEHLQAMTRKFLQATLPEKAVRVVNYIGEVIVDTYDRFLMSQIVEACIIGTLVFVSYSLSGIPYASMAGILAGVLSFVPYIGPFSACLISALFVAVQNPLLALWSIVLFQILQLIEGNVIYPRVVGQSVGLPTLFTLAAVLIGGNLFGLLGMVFFTPIFAVVYRLVREWVASRLKKQDELLVESE, via the coding sequence ATGAATACATCATTTAAAGAAAAAGTCATATTGATACTCTTATCTGGAGCGACATTGTTAGCTGTTCTCAACTGGTCTAGTATTTATGGGGCTATTCAACAATTATTAGGTAGTATGAATTCGCTTTTTATTGGAGCTATTTTTGCCTTCATCCTTAATGTTCCCATGAAAAAATTAGAAGATCAGTTTGAAAAAATTTCTTTTTTAAAGAAATCCAAGCGGTCTTTGGCAATCGTTGGAGTATTAATTGGATTTGCTTTAATTGTGACAGGACTGGTGGTGATTGTTCTTCCTACATTGGTGACGACTGTTTCAGAACTGGTTTCGGTTAGCAGCACAGCCATTCCAAAATCGGTAAATGCCCTAACTAATTTTCTTGAATCAAATGGTCTTTTGTCGGGACGAATCGGAGACCAGGTAGCCAGCTTTTTGAATCAGTTGAAGAATTTAACACTTATTTCAAGTTTGGTCACACCGATTTTATCTGGTTTGGTGTCCAATGTGACGGGGATTTTTTCGAACACTATGACGTTGATAATGGCTTTCTTCTTCACTCTAGCGATTTTAGGGAGCAAGGAACACTTGCAGGCGATGACGAGAAAGTTCTTGCAGGCTACCTTGCCGGAGAAGGCTGTCAGAGTAGTGAACTATATTGGAGAAGTTATTGTTGATACCTATGACCGATTCTTGATGAGTCAGATTGTTGAGGCGTGTATCATTGGGACACTTGTCTTTGTTAGTTATTCGCTCTCAGGAATTCCTTATGCCAGCATGGCTGGTATTTTAGCTGGGGTCCTATCGTTTGTACCTTATATCGGTCCCTTTTCAGCGTGTTTGATTAGTGCTCTCTTTGTGGCGGTACAAAATCCGCTCTTGGCACTCTGGTCTATCGTACTCTTCCAGATTCTTCAGTTGATTGAAGGGAATGTGATTTACCCGCGCGTGGTTGGTCAATCAGTTGGTCTTCCGACTCTCTTTACCCTAGCAGCAGTCTTGATTGGTGGTAACTTGTTTGGCCTACTTGGTATGGTCTTCTTTACCCCAATTTTTGCGGTTGTCTATCGCTTGGTTCGTGAATGGGTTGCCAGTCGATTGAAAAAGCAGGATGAATTATTGGTAGAAAGTGAGTAA
- the nrdR gene encoding transcriptional regulator NrdR: MRCPKCQSLKSSVIDSRQAEDGNTIRRRRSCDQCGQRFTTYERIEEKTLVVVKKDGTREQFSREKIFNGIIRSAQKRPVSTDDIDEVVNRIEQKVRAQGDSEIESDVIGNLVMEELVELDEITYVRFASVYRSFKDVGELENLLKQMISKGSKVKLGKKDETK, from the coding sequence ATGCGTTGTCCAAAATGTCAGAGTTTGAAATCAAGTGTCATTGATAGTCGTCAGGCTGAAGATGGCAATACCATCCGTCGTCGTCGTTCCTGCGACCAATGTGGTCAACGTTTTACCACCTATGAACGGATTGAAGAGAAAACTCTAGTCGTTGTGAAAAAAGACGGAACTAGAGAGCAGTTTTCACGTGAAAAGATTTTCAATGGGATTATTCGTTCTGCTCAAAAGCGCCCTGTGTCAACCGATGATATTGATGAAGTGGTGAATCGGATTGAACAGAAGGTTCGAGCACAAGGTGATAGTGAAATAGAATCCGATGTCATTGGGAATTTGGTAATGGAAGAATTGGTCGAATTGGATGAAATCACCTATGTGCGTTTTGCATCGGTTTATCGTTCTTTCAAAGATGTTGGAGAGCTAGAAAATTTGCTTAAGCAGATGATTTCCAAAGGAAGTAAGGTAAAACTGGGAAAAAAAGATGAAACCAAATGA